ATTTTCAAAGAACGACTCGAGAACATTTGCGGCATAACGTACCCGCAAATATTTGTAAAAAAACTCTTGACTTTTACCGGAACAACTTAAGTTAAGAACAGAACGTGCAACCCCAATTTTAGGCATTTTACAATTCTAGGCATTTTTTTCTTAGGCACTTATGAGTTTGCGAACGTCCGGCCCTCTTCCCCGTTAAGATAACGGGATCTCCGACAAGGGGGCAGATCAAAGTCACATCCTCTGGGTGTGGATATTTGCTCTAATCCGTTTCACACGTGGTATGATGCACCCTGTGAGATCCAACAGGGTTTACTTGGCCCTGATACACTATCCTGTATACAATAAATCAGGTGAGGTGATCGCATCGGCCGTCAGCAACCTGGACTTGCACGACATATCAAGGGCGGCTAAAACGTTCGGTATTAAGGTTTTCTATGTGGTGACCCCCCTGGTAGACCAGCAGGAGCTTCTTAGAAGGATTATTTCTCACTGGACAGACGGCGCGGGGGGCAAATACAATCCTGATCGCAAGGCGGCATTAGAACTGGTCAGTATTGTAGCGTCCCTTGATGCTGCGCTGGAGGATATTGCCTGCAATGGCCATGATAGACCGGTTACAGTCATTACAGATGCACGGCCACACCCTAGAAACATCAGCTATGGGAAGCTGTCGGAAATGTTGAGTTCGGATCGACCCTTTTTGCTATTGTTCGGGACGGGCTGGGGACTGACGC
This portion of the Deltaproteobacteria bacterium genome encodes:
- a CDS encoding RNA methyltransferase yields the protein MMHPVRSNRVYLALIHYPVYNKSGEVIASAVSNLDLHDISRAAKTFGIKVFYVVTPLVDQQELLRRIISHWTDGAGGKYNPDRKAALELVSIVASLDAALEDIACNGHDRPVTVITDARPHPRNISYGKLSEMLSSDRPFLLLFGTGWGLTQGFIEAADYVLAPIMGPMDYNHLSVRSATAIVLDRLFGTDRI